Proteins encoded within one genomic window of Camelina sativa cultivar DH55 chromosome 19, Cs, whole genome shotgun sequence:
- the LOC104766972 gene encoding L-ascorbate peroxidase 3, peroxisomal-like has translation MAELVVDAVYLKEIDKARRALIATKNCAPIMLRLAWHDAGTYDAKSKTAGPNGSIRNEEEYSHGAISGLKIAIDLCEDVKAKHPKITYADLYQLAGVIAVEITGGPDISFVPGRKDSNACTNEGRLPDANQGFKHLKDVFYRMGLSDKDIVALSGAHTLGRAHLERSGFDGPWTRDPLKFDNSYFVELLKGEESEGLLKLSTDETLLDVPEFRRYGELYAKDEDVLFRDYAESHKKLSELGFSPTASVTEETKWIITLKLELSKRGVAVVAAVVAFSIFNEVRKRMK, from the exons ATGGCGGAACTCGTGGTTGACGCGGTTTACCTTAAGGAGATCGACAAAGCTCGCCGTGCTCTCATCGCTACCAAGAATTGCGCTCCGATCATGCTCCGATTAGC GTGGCATGACGCTGGAACCTATGATGCTAAATCGAAGACCGCTGGACCTAATGGTTCGATTAGGAACGAAGAAGAGTATAGTCATGGTGCTATTAGTGGATTGAAGATCGCTATCGATCTCTGTG AGGACGTGAAAGCTAAACATCCCAAAATCACTTATGCGGACCTATACCAG CTTGCGGGTGTTATAGCAGTTGAAATTACTGGTGGACCTGACATCAGTTTTGTTCCGGGAAGAAAA GATTCAAATGCCTGCACCAACGAAGGAAGACTTCCTGATGCTAATCAAG GTTTCAAACATCTTAAAGATGTCTTCTACCGGATGGGACTGTCTGATAAAGATATTGTAGCACTCTCAGGGGCACATACTCTG ggAAGGGCTCATCTAGAGAGATCAGGTTTCGATGGACCATGGACTAGAGATCCTCTCAAGTTTGATAACTCGTACTTTGT GGAATTGCTAAAAGGAGAAGAATCAGAGGGTTTGCTAAAACTTTCGACAGATGAGACTTTGTTGGATGTCCCAGAGTTCCGTCGTTATGGTGAGCTTTACGCGAAG GACGAAGATGTACTCTTTAGAGACTATGCAGAGTCACACAAGAAACTTTCAGAGCTCGGGTTCTCACCAACGGCTTCAGTTACCGAGGAGACTAAGTGGATCATAACTCTGAAATTAGAACTTTCAAAGCGTGGAGTCGCAGTCGTTGCTGCTGTTGTGGCCTTTAGCATCTTCAATGAAGTTCGCAAAAGGATGAAGTAA
- the LOC104766973 gene encoding set1 complex component swd2-like isoform X4, with the protein MIIGSLATLKGIKTGLYRFVCLLMSASLDRSVILWDLRVNACQGILHLRGRPAVAYDQQGLVFAIAMEVGAVKLFDSRCYDKGPFDTFLVVLIILHLPQMGSRCSKHLRFHLLNLYPKMKTYCENILVISCEGGGFYGCTL; encoded by the exons ATGATAATCGGATCCTTGGCTACTTTAAAGGGCATAAAGACAG GGTTGTATCGCTTTGTATGTCTCCTCATGTCTGCTTCTCTCGACCGAAGTGTCATACTCTGGGATCTTCGTGTTAATGCCTGCCAG GGAATTCTACATCTTCGTGGTAGGCCTGCAGTTGCGTATGACCAACAAGGCCTGGTGTTTGCTATTGCAATGGAAGTAGGTGCTGTTAAGTTGTTTGATTCCCGGTGTTATGACAAG GGTCCGTTTGACACATTTCTGGTGGTGTTGATTATTCTACATTTACCTCAGATGGGTTCTCGATGTTCCAAGCATTTAAGGTTCCATCTCCTGAACCTGTATCCGAAAATGAAAACTTATTGTGAG AACATACTTGTCATCTCGTGTGAAGGTGGTGGCTTCTATGGATGTACCTTGTGA
- the LOC104766973 gene encoding uncharacterized protein LOC104766973 isoform X3 has translation MIIGSLATLKGIKTGLYRFVCLLMSASLDRSVILWDLRVNACQGILHLRGRPAVAYDQQGLVFAIAMEVGAVKLFDSRCYDKGPFDTFLVVLIILHLPQMGSRCSKHLRTYLSSRVKVVASMDVPCEGSKLKPHFCKTTYRLYQFKPKLMPSPSERYRMWRGGRTI, from the exons ATGATAATCGGATCCTTGGCTACTTTAAAGGGCATAAAGACAG GGTTGTATCGCTTTGTATGTCTCCTCATGTCTGCTTCTCTCGACCGAAGTGTCATACTCTGGGATCTTCGTGTTAATGCCTGCCAG GGAATTCTACATCTTCGTGGTAGGCCTGCAGTTGCGTATGACCAACAAGGCCTGGTGTTTGCTATTGCAATGGAAGTAGGTGCTGTTAAGTTGTTTGATTCCCGGTGTTATGACAAG GGTCCGTTTGACACATTTCTGGTGGTGTTGATTATTCTACATTTACCTCAGATGGGTTCTCGATGTTCCAAGCATTTAAG AACATACTTGTCATCTCGTGTGAAGGTGGTGGCTTCTATGGATGTACCTTGTGAAGGCTCCAAACTAAAACCACATTTCTGCAAAACAACATACCGGCTTTACCAATTTAAACCTAAACTTATGCCTTCTCCAAGCGAAAGATACAGAAT GTGGCGAGGTGGGAGAACAATATAG
- the LOC104766973 gene encoding uncharacterized protein LOC104766973 isoform X2, with protein MIIGSLATLKGIKTGLYRFVCLLMSASLDRSVILWDLRVNACQGILHLRGRPAVAYDQQGLVFAIAMEVGAVKLFDSRCYDKGPFDTFLVVLIILHLPQMGSRCSKHLRFHLLNLYPKMKTYCEVVASMDVPCEGSKLKPHFCKTTYRLYQFKPKLMPSPSERYRM; from the exons ATGATAATCGGATCCTTGGCTACTTTAAAGGGCATAAAGACAG GGTTGTATCGCTTTGTATGTCTCCTCATGTCTGCTTCTCTCGACCGAAGTGTCATACTCTGGGATCTTCGTGTTAATGCCTGCCAG GGAATTCTACATCTTCGTGGTAGGCCTGCAGTTGCGTATGACCAACAAGGCCTGGTGTTTGCTATTGCAATGGAAGTAGGTGCTGTTAAGTTGTTTGATTCCCGGTGTTATGACAAG GGTCCGTTTGACACATTTCTGGTGGTGTTGATTATTCTACATTTACCTCAGATGGGTTCTCGATGTTCCAAGCATTTAAGGTTCCATCTCCTGAACCTGTATCCGAAAATGAAAACTTATTGTGAG GTGGTGGCTTCTATGGATGTACCTTGTGAAGGCTCCAAACTAAAACCACATTTCTGCAAAACAACATACCGGCTTTACCAATTTAAACCTAAACTTATGCCTTCTCCAAGCGAAAGATACAGAATGTGA
- the LOC104766973 gene encoding uncharacterized protein LOC104766973 isoform X1: MIIGSLATLKGIKTGLYRFVCLLMSASLDRSVILWDLRVNACQGILHLRGRPAVAYDQQGLVFAIAMEVGAVKLFDSRCYDKGPFDTFLVVLIILHLPQMGSRCSKHLRFHLLNLYPKMKTYCEVVASMDVPCEGSKLKPHFCKTTYRLYQFKPKLMPSPSERYRMWRGGRTI, from the exons ATGATAATCGGATCCTTGGCTACTTTAAAGGGCATAAAGACAG GGTTGTATCGCTTTGTATGTCTCCTCATGTCTGCTTCTCTCGACCGAAGTGTCATACTCTGGGATCTTCGTGTTAATGCCTGCCAG GGAATTCTACATCTTCGTGGTAGGCCTGCAGTTGCGTATGACCAACAAGGCCTGGTGTTTGCTATTGCAATGGAAGTAGGTGCTGTTAAGTTGTTTGATTCCCGGTGTTATGACAAG GGTCCGTTTGACACATTTCTGGTGGTGTTGATTATTCTACATTTACCTCAGATGGGTTCTCGATGTTCCAAGCATTTAAGGTTCCATCTCCTGAACCTGTATCCGAAAATGAAAACTTATTGTGAG GTGGTGGCTTCTATGGATGTACCTTGTGAAGGCTCCAAACTAAAACCACATTTCTGCAAAACAACATACCGGCTTTACCAATTTAAACCTAAACTTATGCCTTCTCCAAGCGAAAGATACAGAAT GTGGCGAGGTGGGAGAACAATATAG
- the LOC104766973 gene encoding WD repeat-containing protein 82-like isoform X5, whose translation MIIGSLATLKGIKTGLYRFVCLLMSASLDRSVILWDLRVNACQGILHLRGRPAVAYDQQGLVFAIAMEVGAVKLFDSRCYDKGPFDTFLVVLIILHLPQMGSRCSKHLRWWLLWMYLVKAPN comes from the exons ATGATAATCGGATCCTTGGCTACTTTAAAGGGCATAAAGACAG GGTTGTATCGCTTTGTATGTCTCCTCATGTCTGCTTCTCTCGACCGAAGTGTCATACTCTGGGATCTTCGTGTTAATGCCTGCCAG GGAATTCTACATCTTCGTGGTAGGCCTGCAGTTGCGTATGACCAACAAGGCCTGGTGTTTGCTATTGCAATGGAAGTAGGTGCTGTTAAGTTGTTTGATTCCCGGTGTTATGACAAG GGTCCGTTTGACACATTTCTGGTGGTGTTGATTATTCTACATTTACCTCAGATGGGTTCTCGATGTTCCAAGCATTTAAG GTGGTGGCTTCTATGGATGTACCTTGTGAAGGCTCCAAACTAA